From a single Nakaseomyces glabratus chromosome F, complete sequence genomic region:
- the MME1 gene encoding Mme1p (CAGL0F07711g~Ortholog(s) have magnesium ion transmembrane transporter activity, role in magnesium ion export from mitochondrion and mitochondrial inner membrane localization) yields the protein MWSFTSSIPVFGTVHDTDGHGHDIPTTSGGSGPSSSRSGDDQNLFDDYEHSPIWHCFLAGGVGGIIGDSAMHSLDTVKTRQQGAPNVHKYKHMLQAYRTMFIEEGFRRGLYGGYCAAMLGSFPSAAIFFSTYEFTKRTMINDYHLNDTFSHLTAGFLGDFFSSFVYVPSEVLKTRLQLQGCYNNPHFNSGYNYKSLRNAIATIYRTEGVAALFFGYKATLARDLPFSALQFAFYEKFRQWAFLLEGKDIYKHDLSISNEIVTGACAGGLAGILTTPLDVVKTRVQTQLPSQIDISTDTKIKNVSKPVTLTNSIFKSLRTVYTSEGFFGFFSGVGPRFVWTSVQSSIMLLLYQMALRVLSNRESEKLDL from the coding sequence ATGTGGAGTTTCACATCTTCAATACCAGTATTTGGTACTGTGCATGATACTGACGGGCATGGACATGATATACCGACTACCTCTGGTGGTTCGGGTCCGAGTTCTAGTCGGTCAGGAGATGATCAGAACTTGTTTGATGATTACGAGCACAGTCCCATTTGGCATTGTTTCCTTGCAGGTGGTGTAGGAGGCATAATAGGTGACTCTGCCATGCACTCACTGGATACTGTTAAGACCAGACAACAGGGTGCTCCAAATGTACATAAATACAAGCACATGCTACAGGCATACAGAACCATGTTTATAGAGGAAGGGTTCCGTAGAGGCCTATATGGTGGGTATTGTGCGGCCATGCTTGGATCTTTTCCTAGTGCAGctattttcttcagtaCCTACGAGTTTACAAAGAGGACTATGATCAATGACTACCATCTCAATGATACATTTTCTCACCTCACAGCTGGTTTCCTGGGTGATTTCTTTTCCAGTTTTGTATACGTTCCATCGGAAGTGCTGAAAACTAGACTGCAATTGCAAGGTTGCTACAATAATCCTCATTTCAATTCAGGATATAATTATAAGAGTCTAAGAAATGCCATTGCAACTATTTATAGAACTGAAGGTGTAGCGGCCTTATTTTTTGGATATAAAGCAACGCTGGCCAGGGATTTACCGTTTAGTGCATTACAATTCGCATTTTACGAGAAATTTAGACAATGGGCATTCCTTCTAGAAGGTAAGGATATCTATAAGCATGACCTATCGATTTCTAATGAAATTGTTACAGGTGCATGTGCAGGTGGTCTCGCAGGAATTCTCACGACACCTCTGGATGTGGTTAAAACTAGAGTCCAAACGCAACTGCCTTCGCAAATCGATATATCGACTGATACCAAGATAAAAAATGTTTCCAAGCCGGTAACATTGACAAACTCAATATTTAAAAGCTTAAGAACTGTCTATACTTCAGAAGGATTTTTCGGGTTTTTCAGTGGAGTAGGCCCTCGTTTTGTGTGGACAAGTGTACAAAGTAGTATAATGTTGCTGCTATACCAGATGGCATTGAGGGTATTGAGTAATAGAGAATCCGAAAAACTAGATCTGTGA
- the MLH1 gene encoding mismatch repair ATPase MLH1 (CAGL0F07733g~Ortholog(s) have ATP binding, ATPase activity, dinucleotide insertion or deletion binding, heteroduplex DNA loop binding, single-stranded DNA binding activity) → MGKIRALDPSVVNKIAAGEIIISPVNALKEILENSIDAGATMLEILVRDGGIKLLQVSDNGCGIQLDDLPLLCERFATSKLTNFQDLENIATYGFRGEALASISHIARLSVTTKTNDEQCAYKVSYNEGKMVDKPKPVAGKNGTSIHVEDLFYNIPSRLRALKTPNEEFTRILDVVGRYGIHSKGIGFSCKKFGDSSYSITLKPDFTTIDRIRSIYGNNVATSIIGFEMDSNENLGLTKVSGYISTSNLNNKKSVQPIFFINDRLVTCDPLRRAIYNTYTNYLPKGTRPFIYLSINISPPSVDVNVHPTKREVRFLHQDEIIDEITTSINDQLSKLDTTRTFNRGVMMSKPLTDNSSTKYSQAATPTTTHPMNSSQTSQRRYENKLVRVDSSQAKITSFLKSSQYNSAEYISASQHIGKQSNTASDNNKDKATPIDLNDDVNITRAQSLQDESQSNTYSMLSKERVTVNLTSIESLRNQVDMSAHKELTEIFAGSNYIGIVDYYKRLLTIQFDLKLFLVDYGAICNELFYQIGLTDFANFGTIQLQTQDTEQLSIRNILKTLNLAETKIDEISSQLVEMKEMLWEYFSIEIIENESHVAFLKTIPLLLKGYTPSLSKLPLFIYRLGTIVNWNSEQECLDGILKQIALFYIPEIIMEVSSSSESPKGEKHSNTENAHKKEELSEKIEHVIYPCLKRRFLAPSSIVDDVIEIANLPGLYKVFERC, encoded by the coding sequence ATGGGTAAGATTAGAGCTTTGGACCCCTCAGTGGTGAACAAAATTGCCGCTGGTGAGATTATTATCTCACCAGTTAATGCCCTTAAAGAAATCTTGGAAAACTCGATAGATGCAGGTGCCACAATGCTGGAAATTTTGGTTAGAGATGGTGGTATCAAACTGTTGCAAGTGAGCGATAATGGATGTGGTATTCAATTGGATGATTTACCTTTGCTATGTGAGAGATTTGCCACATCAAAGCTTACAAACTTCCAGGATCTGGAGAATATTGCTACCTATGGTTTTAGAGGTGAGGCTCTGGCATCCATATCTCATATTGCCAGACTTTCAGTTACTACAAAGACGAATGATGAGCAATGTGCTTATAAGGTTAGCTATAACGAGGGAAAAATGGTGGATAAACCCAAGCCAGTTGCTGGTAAGAATGGGACAAGCATACATGTGGAAGACCTCTTTTACAACATACCATCCAGACTACGGGCCTTAAAAACCCCAAATGAGGAATTTACGAGGATTCTGGATGTTGTAGGAAGATATGGTATACATTCTAAAGGAATTGGCTTTTCATGTAAAAAGTTTGGTGACTCTAGCTATTCTATTACATTAAAACCTGATTTTACAACCATTGATAGAATAAGATCAATATACGGAAATAACGTTGCTACTAGTATTATAGGATTTGAAATGGACTCCAACGAAAATCTAGGACTTACAAAAGTCAGCGGCTATATTAGCACATCCAACCtgaataacaaaaaatctGTACAACCGATATTTTTCATAAATGATAGATTGGTTACTTGTGACCCATTAAGGAGGGCCATATACAATACTTATACGAATTACTTGCCTAAAGGTACGAGACCCTTCATTTATTTGAGTATAAATATCAGTCCACCATCGGTAGATGTTAATGTTCACCCAACAAAGAGAGAAGTGAGATTTCTACACCAAGATGAAATAATAGATGAAATAACAACATCCATTAATGATCAACTGTCTAAATTGGACACAACTAGAACTTTTAATAGAGGAGTCATGATGTCCAAACCGTTAACTGACAACTCCAGTACGAAATACAGCCAAGCCGCGACACCTACAACCACACACCCTATGAATTCAAGTCAAACCTCTCAACGTAGATATGAAAACAAGCTTGTAAGAGTTGATTCTTCTCAAGCTAAGATAACCTCATTCCTGAAATCTAGCCAATATAATTCTGCTGAATACATCAGTGCTTCACAGCATATAGGTAAACAATCCAATACTGCAAGcgataataataaagataaaGCTACACCGATTGATCTCAATGATGATGTCAACATAACACGCGCTCAAAGTTTGCAGGATGAGAGCCAATCCAATACATATTCTATGCTATCAAAGGAAAGAGTGACAGTTAATTTAACCAGTATTGAATCACTTCGAAACCAGGTGGATATGTCTGCTCATAAAGAACTAACTGAAATTTTTGCTGGCTCAAATTATATTGGCATTGTTGACTATTATAAAAGATTACTTACAATTCAGTTCGATTTGAAGCTTTTCTTAGTGGATTATGGAGCGATTTGTAATGAGTTGTTCTACCAAATCGGTCTTACTGATTTTGCTAACTTTGGAACGATACAGCTTCAAACACAAGATACTGAACAGCTATCTATAAGAAACATATTAAAGACTTTGAATTTGGCTGAAACTAAGATTGATGAAATATCCTCACAATTAGttgaaatgaaagaaatgcTGTGGGAATATTTCTCAATAGAAATTATCGAAAATGAGTCACATGTAGCTTTCTTAAAGACAATTCCTCTATTACTCAAGGGTTACACACCTTCACTTTCTAAATTACCCTTATTTATTTACCGGTTAGGGACAATTGTTAATTGGAACTCTGAACAGGAGTGCCTTGACGGAATTTTAAAGCAAATCGCTCTTTTCTATATCCCAGAAATAATTATGGAAGTGAGTAGCAGTTCAGAGAGTCCAAAAGGGGAAAAGCACTCGAATACGGAAAATGCACACAAAAAAGAGGAATTATCAGAGAAAATCGAACATGTCATATACCCCTGTCTGAAGAGGAGATTTTTAGCACCGTCTTCAATAGTGGATGATGTTATCGAAATTGCCAATCTTCCAGGCCTTTACAAGGTATTCGAGAGATGCTGA
- the CEP3 gene encoding Cep3p (CAGL0F07755g~Centromere binding factor 3b; inner kinetochore protein), with product MFQRPLPTKSNRPCSVCSKRKVKCDRLVPCGHCRKRGTESECVQSAISANKGNHESEKGYLSGLLRFWQSYEYWIPNIGLFKSQKLKYENNEVLDYLNVEAQFWESSITETGSYKLLNYTIENLGTLYFGCIGDVTELYKILEQYWDIKEDQSSKLPFSDSDKCYSRALLWSIFTMGVYYCPKELLDGIISIDKVRDFTKKQTLTEEQIRCKIYEGFITTTIDSLYRCNFMAQPDIRFIQTYIILSTTLYSFQFPIQANMILTNAMYVTKLLSATVISASNSEDIIGSIANESLNRLWYRICACDYIQEGPNKSIDFNRELGSLLKHAAYLEDLPSTDVYKEEDNYEILFWKLLSLDRDIDQYLNNGLKPPPKTLDAVQREVDIYTQKVSNLEEDQKSINSKFEKFLGHFILYTVSWKIQKLQIIFYDNKVSLNKLIRITKNIIKLLVKNFEHGHDTFNKHPLVIYYLSRVATFTNFYHIFENSVEIHEIVLDINELIVNLPPIFGNHLENLKYIIFRFTLLRKEFGKTDVVDTGGEFQHPVFKVLQNDVATISKSNNKLNYLLKGLGSLIPGKSIGEGIYEEDEDSMLDPTILEIVSEFEEKYPIDRVID from the coding sequence ATGTTTCAAAGGCCATTGCCTACCAAATCAAATAGACCATGTTCAGTGTGTAGCAAGAGAAAAGTAAAGTGTGATAGACTTGTACCGTGCGGGCATTGTCGAAAGAGAGGTACCGAAAGTGAATGTGTTCAATCAGCTATTTCTGCTAATAAAGGTAATCATGAATCAGAGAAGGGATATTTGAGTGGATTGCTGCGTTTCTGGCAAAGCTATGAATATTGGATTCCTAATATTGGATTGTTCAAGTCACAGAAGCTGAAGtatgaaaataatgaagttTTAGATTATCTAAACGTGGAGGCACAGTTTTGGGAGAGCAGCATAACGGAAACTGGGTCTTACAAACTCCTGAACTATACTATTGAAAACTTAGGTACGTTATATTTTGGATGTATTGGTGACGTGACTGAACTATACAAAATTCTGGAGCAATATTGGGATATAAAGGAAGATCAATCTTCCAAACTCCCGTTCTCAGATTCTGATAAATGTTATTCCAGGGCTTTACTATGGTCTATTTTTACTATGGGGGTGTACTACTGCCCGAAAGAACTCTTGGATGGAATTATAAGCATAGATAAGGTTAGAGACTTTACTAAAAAGCAAACTTTAACAGAAGAACAAATTCGTTGTAAAATTTATGAAGGCTTTATCACAACTACTATTGACTCCTTATATCGGTGCAATTTCATGGCCCAACCAGACATACGGTTTATACAAACCTACATTATACTCTCTACTACGTTATACTCATTCCAGTTCCCTATCCAGGCAAACATGATTCTAACAAACGCTATGTATGTTACGAAACTTTTAAGTGCAACTGTTATCTCCGCCTCAAATTCAGAAGATATAATAGGCAGTATTGCAAATGAGTCATTGAACAGACTATGGTATAGGATATGTGCCTGTGATTATATTCAAGAGGGACCGAATAAATCTATTGATTTCAATCGTGAGTTGGGGAGTCTGTTGAAACATGCAGCATATTTGGAAGATCTCCCGAGCACAGATGTATATAAAGAGGAAGATAATTATGAGATACTGTTTTGGAAGCTTTTGTCTTTGGATAGGGATATAGATCAATATCTAAACAATGGGCTAAAACCACCTCCAAAGACGCTCGATGCAGTTCAGCGTGAGGTAGACATTTATACTCAAAAGGTATCAAATTTAGAGGAAGATCAAAAATCAAttaattcaaaatttgagaaatttCTTGGTCACTTTATCTTATATACAGTTTCATGGAAGATTCAAAAACTGCAAATAATTTTCTATGATAATAAGGTGAGCTTAAACAAACTAATACGgattacaaaaaatatcattaaacTATTggtaaaaaattttgagcATGGACATGATACATTTAATAAGCATCCACTTGTGATTTACTATCTGTCTAGAGTTGCAACGTTTACGAatttttatcatatatttgaaaactCGGTCGAGATTCATGAAATCGTTCTTGATATTAATGAACTAATTGTAAATCTACCTCCGATATTTGGTAATCATTTGGAGAACctaaaatatattatttttagatttaCACTTCTTCGGAAAGAATTTGGGAAAACCGACGTAGTAGATACTGGAGGGGAGTTCCAGCATCCAGTGTTTAAAGTTCTACAAAACGATGTTGCGACTATATCGAAATCCAATAACAAACTAAACTATTTACTGAAAGGATTAGGTTCATTAATTCCAGGAAAATCAATAGGTGAAGGTAtatatgaagaagatgaggataGTATGTTAGATCCAACTATATTAGAGATTGTAAGCGAATTTGAGGAGAAATATCCTATTGATAGAGTCATTGACTAA
- the ALD2 gene encoding aldehyde dehydrogenase (NAD(+)) ALD2 (CAGL0F07777g~Putative aldehyde dehydrogenase; expression upregulated in biofilm vs planktonic cell culture), which translates to MPEVFEEINIPQIGRSYKQPIGIFIDNEFVPSSNGEKIETINPATEEVITSFYAATEDDVDKAVKSARESYENVWFKISPAEKRDMLLKLADLIEEEKPLLAALETLDAGKPYHTNAMDDIDQIIHLTKYFAGATDKFTQGKTIPIDHEKLVYTLKSPYGVCGMIIPWNYPLAMASWKMQGCLAAGNTLVIKPAENTSLSLLYLAQLFKKAGFPKGVVNVVPGKGSVVGNSLGLHMDVDKISFTGSTKVGSSILELAGKSNMKDVTLECGGKSPAVVFQDADIDNAIEYIANGIFYNSGQNCTANSRVYVQEDIYDDFIKRFTEHTKENWKFGSKCDPFDKDCTVGPVVSEKQFETVNDYIRHGKEEENLQIHQTVEKCDCKGYFISPTIFTDVPQGSKLMKEEIFGPVVVVAKFKDYKEAIKLANDTNYGLASMVFTKNISVANWFARDIKSGTVWINSSNEEDPTVPFGGFKQSGIGRELGETGVESYMQIKTVHLNMSEKI; encoded by the coding sequence ATGCCTGAAGTTTTCGAAGAGATTAATATCCCCCAAATTGGGCGCAGTTACAAACAACCTATTGGTATATTTATTGACAATGAGTTTGTGCCATCTTCTAATGGTGAAAAGATTGAAACAATAAATCCAGCTACTGAAGAAGTGATTACTTCTTTCTATGCTGCTACTGAGGATGATGTTGACAAGGCAGTCAAGTCTGCAAGAGAATCATATGAGAATGTTTGGTTTAAGATATCACCTGCGGAGAAGAGGGATATGCTATTAAAATTGGCGGACTTAATAGAGGAGGAGAAACCTTTATTAGCTGCTTTGGAGACATTGGATGCTGGTAAACCTTATCATACCAACGCTATGGATGATATTGACCAAATCATCCatttaacaaaatattttgcaGGTGCTACTGATAAATTTACTCAAGGAAAGACAATTCCCATCGATCATGAGAAATTGGTGTACACCCTTAAATCGCCTTATGGTGTGTGCGGTATGATTATCCCATGGAACTATCCTTTGGCAATGGCTAGCTGGAAAATGCAAGGCTGTTTAGCTGCTGGTAACACGCTAGTTATCAAGCCTGCTGAGAATACATCACTCTCTTTGCTATACTTGGCGCAATTGTTCAAGAAAGCAGGTTTTCCAAAAGGTGTTGTGAATGTTGTTCCTGGTAAGGGATCTGTAGTTGGCAATTCTTTAGGTTTACATATGGATGTTGACAAAATATCTTTTACAGGCAGTACCAAGGTGGGAAGCTCTATTCTTGAACTTGCAGGCAAGTCAAACATGAAAGATGTTACCTTGGAATGTGGTGGTAAGAGCCCCGCTGTAGTTTTTCAGGATGCTGACATTGATAATGcaattgaatatattgcTAACGGTATCTTCTATAACTCGGGCCAAAACTGCACTGCTAATTCAAGAGTTTATGTTCAGGAAGATATTTATGATGACTTTATAAAGAGATTCACAGAACATACCAAAGAAAACTGGAAGTTTGGTTCGAAATGTGATCCATTTGATAAAGATTGCACAGTGGGTCCTGTTGTGTCAGAGAAGCAATTTGAGACGGTGAATGATTATATTAGGCATGGAAAGGAGGAAGAAAACCTACAGATTCACCAAACTGTTGAGAAATGTGATTGCAAGggttattttatttctccAACAATTTTTACTGATGTCCCTCAGGGATCTaaattgatgaaagaagaaatcttcGGTCCAGTTGTTGTAGTCGCCAAATTCAAAGATTACAAAGAAGCAATAAAATTGGCCAATGATACAAATTATGGTTTAGCCTCTATGGTCTTCACTAAGAACATTTCTGTTGCTAATTGGTTTGCTAGGGACATTAAATCAGGTACTGTGTGGATCAACTCGTCCAATGAAGAAGATCCTACGGTGCCATTTGGTGGTTTCAAGCAAAGCGGTATAGGTCGTGAACTGGGTGAAACTGGTGTGGAATCATACATGCAAATAAAGACGGTGCATTTAAACATGTCAGAGAAGATTTGA
- the EAR1 gene encoding Ear1p (CAGL0F07799g~Ortholog(s) have role in protein transport to vacuole involved in ubiquitin-dependent protein catabolic process via the multivesicular body sorting pathway and endoplasmic reticulum, endosome localization), translated as MLLFLGLLAQASGFVIPDAYRDAQSTGLKRRDDVPTPPEVLPYPGPAEDVPYPGTPDGYTNQDDQLDINVMFIYFGSMLVMYLCICIIYFTTKIVVTRLLTRHARISLLNEEGMATGLSARSRRLAESAESRWPSALDDENEVKSKLQKLSPEEQFYYKQGEEYIKQNPPLIISTGSRSGDQNTVNDPIINDQTRQFIEEEGALAWEFQPNPNLPNDTIIVENKTEISFLNYNYDASVTTNLPIPCINRVYYCEFKIFELSITDDQTTLKDNEIISFGLSTSPYPYFRLPGRHHHSIAYDSNGARRFNDSFKLEPELADLFPKCQKGDIIGIGYRTRSGTVFFTRNGKKISEKSVGGHIKGWKFKYLYPVVGANVPCKIHVNFGSYGFVFIEANVKKWGYAKPNGIKLPPPSYDDYVQDTLLESGYEDNDNSDNDSDDESDTDNRRQHRSIKNTIIDIDGNLLPPPPGFEFSTSPHSHGTNEEINLDSLPMNPPSYSDEESKNQVKSKITPRDSVGRSDGLTQDEQGSREGKSMMLNDLENDGLDDDEDDYMESDDGYEHDIDELQAMIEMEDDDRNDSS; from the coding sequence atgttgttgtttttggGCCTTTTAGCTCAGGCTTCTGGGTTTGTAATACCCGATGCTTATAGAGACGCTCAGAGTACGGGTTTAAAACGGAGAGATGACGTGCCGACGCCACCAGAAGTTCTGCCATACCCAGGACCTGCGGAAGATGTTCCATATCCAGGTACTCCTGATGGATATACTAATCAGGATGATCAACTTGACATTAACGTCATGTTCATCTACTTCGGTTCTATGCTGGTCATGTATCTCTGTATTTGCATCATTTATTTCACAACAAAGATAGTGGTTACTCGACTATTAACGCGACATGCAAGGATATCATTGCTCAACGAAGAAGGTATGGCAACTGGATTAAGTGCAAGGAGCAGAAGATTGGCAGAAAGTGCTGAATCTAGGTGGCCTAGCGCTCtggatgatgaaaatgaggTCAAGTCAAAGTTACAGAAACTATCACCAGAGGAGCAGTTTTATTATAAGCAAGGTGAGGAGTACATAAAGCAAAACCCACCCCTCATCATAAGTACTGGCTCCAGAAGTGGTGACCAGAATACTGTCAATGATCCTATCATCAATGATCAAACTAGACAATTTATAGAGGAGGAAGGTGCATTGGCTTGGGAATTTCAGCCAAATCCAAACTTACCAAATGACACAATAATAGTGGAAAACAAGACAGAGATTTCGTTTTTAAATTACAACTACGACGCTTCAGTTACAACGAATTTACCGATACCTTGTATTAACAGAGTCTATTATTGTgaatttaaaatatttgagtTGAGTATTACGGATGACCAAACAACATTAAAGGACAACGAAATTATCTCATTTGGATTAAGCACTTCACCATATCCTTATTTCAGATTGCCAGGTAGACACCATCATTCAATTGCGTACGATTCTAATGGTGCTCGAAGATTTAATGATTCATTTAAATTGGAGCCAGAATTGGCTGATCTATTTCCAAAGTGCCAAAAGGGTGATATTATTGGGATTGGTTATAGAACTCGAAGTGGGACGGTATTCTTTACTAGAAAtggtaaaaaaattagcGAGAAGTCGGTAGGTGGACATATAAAAGGCTGGAAATTCAAATACCTATACCCAGTTGTAGGTGCTAACGTGCCATGTAAAATTCACGTTAATTTTGGATCCTACGGATTTGTCTTCATTGAGGCCAATGTCAAGAAATGGGGTTATGCAAAGCCAAACGGTATAAAACTCCCCCCTCCTTCATATGATGATTATGTTCAAGATACACTACTGGAAAGTGGTTATGAAGATAACGATAATTCAGACAATGatagtgatgatgaatcGGACACCGATAACAGAAGACAACATAGGAGTATAAAGAATACTATTATTGACATAGATGGTAATCTGTTACCTCCTCCTCCAGGCTTTGAGTTCAGTACATCACCACATTCTCATGGAACCAATGAGGAAATTAATCTAGATTCACTACCCATGAATCCTCCCAGCTattctgatgaagaatcCAAAAACCAAGTAAAATCTAAAATCACTCCAAGAGACTCTGTTGGAAGAAGTGATGGTCTTACCCAAGATGAGCAGGGCTCAAGAGAAGGGAAGAGTATGATGCTTAACGATCTTGAGAATGATGGTCtcgatgatgatgaagatgattaCATGGAATCTGATGATGGTTATGAACATGACATCGATGAATTGCAAGCAATGATTGAGATGGAGGACGATGACAGAAATGATAGCTCGTGA